The region CGCCACCTGGAACACCATCGCCGGCGTGAAGGGGACCGATTTCTCCGTCGAGGCCGAGGAGGGGACGTTCAGCGCCTGCTACGTCTTCGAGGGCGAGGTCGAGCTCGTCTGCTCCTCCGGCGACCGGCGCATCCTTTCGGCGGGCGAGATGGGGCGCGTGGAGGGGGCCGGCGGCGCGATCACGGCGAAACCGATTTCCCCGGGCCTGCAGGCCCAGAAGCAGGTGACGCTGCGCGAGGCGCCGCGGAGCGGGGCGCTCTCCGGGGGCGCCCGCGCGAAGGCCCTTGCGGCGTCGGCGGCGCCCGGCTCCTTGGCGGCGCCGCCCGCGGGAATCGCGCAGAACCCGCAGGTGAACGTCGTCGGGAACCAGCCGATCAATCCGAAGAATCTTTCGGTGCCCGCCGTGCCGGGCCAGGCGCCCCCCGTTCCGCGCCCGCCCGCTCCGCCGGGGCCGCCGGGGCCGTCCGTGCCGCCGGAACGGCCGGAAGGGCTCCCGTTCTAGCGATGAGACGGGCGCTTGCGTTCCGCTGCGTCACGATCGCCCTCGCCGTCTCCGCCGTGTTCATCGCGCTCCTCGCGGTGCGGACCCCCTTCCTCGAACAGCTCAATCTGCGCCTTCTCGACATCAAGTTCCGCCTCCGCGGCACGTCGCCCTCCGGCGGCGGCGTCGTGCTCGTGGTCGTCGACAGCGAGAGCCTCGCGAGGGTCGGGAGGTGGCCCTGGCCCCGCACGGTTCTCGCGCGCCTCGTCCGGGAGATCTTTCGCTGTACCCCGCGGGCGGTCGGGCTCGACATCATCTTCGCGGGGAACCCGCCGGGCGGCAGCCCGCGCGACCCGTCGGAGGATCGGGAGCTCGTCGACGCGCTCGGGCGGCCGGGCGGGGTGGTGCTCTCCACGCACTTCGCCTTGTCCCGCGAGGAGGGGGGGTTCCAGCCGCAGCGCGACTTCGAATCGGTGCTGGAGACGATTCGGAGCGGGAGGATCGAAAGCGTCCTGCAGACGGGAATCCCGACGGACCAGTCGTTCGTCCTGCAGGCCTACGGGGCGGAGGCAAGCGGGCCGGAATTCCAGGCGGCCGCGGGGAGGAGCGGGTTCTACAACGCGCTCGCGCACGCCGACGGCTCCATCCGGCAGATCCCGCTCGTGATCCGCGCGCAGGGCGACTACTACCAGAGCTTCGCGGTCGCCGTCCTCAAGGCGGCCGTCGGGGAGGGGGTCACGCAGCTCGTCATGGACGGTCCCGCCGTGCGCGAGCTCAAGGTGGGGCCGGTCCGCATCCCCTGCGACGAGCAGGGGCTCTACCTCGTGAACTACTACACCGCGCGGAAAGGTTTTCCCGTGATCCCCGCCTGGAGGATCCTGGCAGGGGAGTTCGAGCCGGAGGAGCTCGAGGGGAAGATCGCCCTCGTGGGCGGAACCGCCCCCGGGAGCTTCGAGCTCAGGGTGAGCCCGTTCAACCCGGTCACCGCGAGCATCGACATCCAGGCCACGATCGTGGACAACGCCCTGACGGGGCGTTTCATCGGCCAGAGGATATTCGGCCCGTCGCTCACCGCGGCGGTCCTCGTGGCCTTCACCCTCCTCG is a window of Chlamydiota bacterium DNA encoding:
- a CDS encoding FecR domain-containing protein, producing MRTMARVVCILAVACAARAHAAEGGCGTVVAISGEVLATPPGTFLRIGDTVQEGTVVETGPGAAVKLVFDRALLSIGGGTRMELSRYYFADEKGVLETLIRLVRGIIRTQIGPGLGPESSFQIATWNTIAGVKGTDFSVEAEEGTFSACYVFEGEVELVCSSGDRRILSAGEMGRVEGAGGAITAKPISPGLQAQKQVTLREAPRSGALSGGARAKALAASAAPGSLAAPPAGIAQNPQVNVVGNQPINPKNLSVPAVPGQAPPVPRPPAPPGPPGPSVPPERPEGLPF